TCCCTGGGTCAGACCGTTATCCTAACGGATTCTGTAATAGTCACAGGTAAGTACTTAACCAAATCTCTTGGAAGTGTTCAGAATTAAAGCTAATGTAAGGGGAACGATAAGCGCAatttcctttcatttttttcagaccagcaGAAGGGATATTTACCGGAGTCAAGCCTGGAACTTTGCCTGGAATAACGACCTGGTGTAGCTGTGTGCAGTCCAGAACCCCGTACTGTTCTCCCGGATACGGCATTTTTGTTTGTGAAAAGAACAGTAAGTTAAATGAAAAGCATATTTTTGCTGTATAATTTAATCGAAATACGCAACATTTGAATGATCCCCTGCGTGCCTGACATCTCTTTCATTacttggcttttttttttttttacattatccTCTTTTGCAAAGGTGTCGTTTTTTATCCGTTCACTGTTCCCTTTGAAAGAACGTAAAAAGCTTATAGCAAAAAGGATGGGTATACTGGTCAACTCCAGTTTTTCTTTATACTCAGTATTTCATGAATTATCAATTAACAGGATATGACATCACATCCACCATTGTCAACCAAGCGTTGGTTCCACGACCATCCACTCATAGAATGCGACGACAGGCAGAGATTGAGAATAGTATTCCAGACCTCGAGGAAGTATGCTAattcatattttcaatatttattgtataaagccTTTACtgtaagttttgaaaaatatgtacCGCATTTGTGCAATCGATTTTTTGTATAACAATAACAGATAAAATATAACCCAACTGAATTTGCCATTTTAGGATGGTACATATACAAAAGATCAAGCGATAAGTTATTGCGAAGAATTCATCTCAAACAACACAGCCTCAAAGCACTGCATGGCTGTTTTGAACTCCAAAAACTACACCAGTCAAATTGAAAGCTGTGCCGAGGATTTAAGGGTATGCTGAATAATTGATATTACTTTGAATTCGTTACATAAAGACCAATACCTTCTAGTATAAAGTTTTATTGTTGTGGGGTTTTGTAGCTGACGGGAGACCCCGGTTGGGCCCAGGATCACATAAGTGACATCATTGACAACTGTCTGAGCGAGGTCAACAAACAGCAACCGGCGGAGAATGATACCACTGCGCCAACATACAACGCCACGGAAATCACCTCTAACCTTTGTCAGCTGGATTGTGGGAATTATGGACACTGTGCAGAAGGTATGTTACTCAACCAtatctttaaattatcaaaatttatactACGAATGTTCCATAGCTTTCTTCATTATTTCAATTACTGTGTAAACCCTTTCTGGAGTTCAGATTTATtggtattttcaaaattttcattattgaaAGTAAAGTTAAATCTATAGGAGGAGTTTTTGGTTTTTGAATAGGCGTGTGTCGATGCGATGACGGTTGGTCGGGTACACAATGTGACATCCACAAGTCTACCAGACCGTTCGTCATGGAGACCCTGTTTAATGGAACTAGCTGTGATACGTGTGGCTGTGACACGCAACAGACTGAAGACTGCAGCACGGCCACCATTTACGGAGCCAACTTTGTGGATTCTTCAACGTTGACCTGTCACTACAAATTTGTCAAGGTCAGGTCCTACGTCCTTGTTGTTCTAGAAACTTGTGGAATTCGTTTCtctgttttctgaaagaaactGTCACCAAAACTTGACTGAAATAATGAGCAAATGAACGGAGCAACAATTTCAACGATTTAGATCGGGAATTTTTGATACTAAAGCCTTTTATAGGTAGTTAATGctctaaaaaaaatgaacatgctatttgatgaaatttaatgttatACGTGGATGCATTTTTTAGATTGAGGAAAATGTGGTTACGACCACAGAAATGAGAACTGTCGTCGGCGATTTCATCAACATGAACCAGATATCGTGCAAACTCCCGGAATCTCGAGGCGGTGCCTTGATCCAAGTTAGTAACGATGGACAGACCATGAGTGAAAGCAGCTACCTCCATCTTGTCTACGACTCGAGATGTTTTGATTGCTCGCTCACAGATGACGTCATGAATTCCAAATGTACACTGAGAGTAAGCACTTCAAGAAACTCCTGGAAACAAATTCTTCTAGTATAACGATAGGTCATTTTGTATTCTAACAATGTATTTACTATGTATTTTTTCGCAGGACAACACATGTCTTATAAATGGAGAATGTCATTCATTGAATGAGAAGAAAGGTTCAAACCATTGCAAGCTCTGTGATCCATCTGTGAGCACATCTTCATGGACAAACAGTGACAGTAAGTCTCcatataccaaataaaatttaaaaaacgatagattttaatgctttgattaaGTCTCTTGAGACTATTTAAAAGTGCGTTGTTGTATGAAtaaatcatatcaaatgatgACTTATTTTGAATTCTCGTAGCTGAGCAGTGCCGACAAGAGTTCGCAGCCATTCAGGTGTCTAAGCCGGACTCGGAGAAAGGCTACAGCAGTGAGCTGGTCACCATCCTAGCCGTGGCGTGCGGTTTCATCGGGTTTATCCTTCTGTTGACTCTGTtctacatatgtaaacaaaagtaCGTTTTAATTGACTGGTTgctttaacaaattattataaacatatgCTCTCTTATCTTAGTTAATTACACACTGGTGCTGAAAAATTAGAATAAAGTTGTAAATTAAGGTGAAATACCAATAAATCGTCGGAAACACCGAACTTACATGCGCTTATCGAACCTGGCCCAAATGCTTATTCTCTTTCCTTTTTTGAGTCATTCATGCCCTATTCTGATTGGCACTTTCACTATTGTGAAGAAAACCTCCCCCATCGCATTGATTACAACAGCACATTTTCTTATGATTtgcctttatacatgtatctccaaAAACtagactttttgaaatttaattctttCCGATTGGTGGAAAAAAATATCCATTAAAACTAAATCTGGTTGCGCTAAATGTgcaatttgatttcttttaatttatcaGTGGTATTatagaatgattccttattttccATAGAGAGAGAATGCAAAAGCGCAAAGAGAGCGGACTGTACAGAATTCAAGACGACACACCCGAGGTTCCCCACCATTCAATGCTAACGGAGCACGGAGAGGGAGGCGCAATTCACAACCCAGCTTATGCCGAGGAGAAGAGCAGACTGTGattgaatgaattaaaaaaacaccTTAATTTCGAATGCATTCTAACGTATACATGTACGAGTATATATGCAATATTCATACTAGTGAACCGGTCCTGCGGGCAGGgggaatatattttatataaaaaaaaaatcaactgcTTATTCCATTCATGAATTTGATTCTTTGATCAATgaccattaaaaaaataaaatggcttaatttttatcatttttgttttaatgcaaaaatgtGTGTACTTGATTGCaggatatttacatgtatttaatatggCAGACAAATGCCTACCTACTGATATTATACCGATCACGTGacgtttattttgataatttttcattaatacttGTTTTGATACCATTACTTCATATGTATATAATTGCAGTTCTACTGTATTGCTtgtaacagattttttttattgcaaataaagATGGAAGTTTATTGGGTTTTTTCAATAGCAATACCTGAGGCGAGTTTAACAGAGCAAGCgctcgcgagcgctcgccaaaattccctatacccgcaacacaaattttggcgcTCTGGTAATCTCGCACATCATCTGAGGCgactgaataaaaattaaaacaaatgatatgagagagagagagagagagagagagtgcggCACAGTATACCCTATACAAAAGGGGATTGTTACAGGGTTAGTTCCACATTATCTTCCAAGCTTCGTATGAAAAAAGTGCCTTGACCCCATCCCGTGCAAGACGTTAAAATAACAGTCCAGTATCTTCAAATCCAATATACGTGGAAAGGATGGAAAATGTTCAAtacaacattaaaaattaaagacaTGATAAGAATTGATTAAATTGTTCCATTCTGCTTCTgattaataaattcaaaaagatgcaTTGAATATTTCCTAAAAGGCTAAAAATCCGCATTCTGATTTTACAAACATACGCTACAGTATTAAAAAAGGTTAATACATCTTCGATGCATGATATATTTAATGATAGATGCTAGCGGATTAGTTTCATACTTGCATTGACCACCATGCAAGGAAAGAATTTTTATTGTAGAGTAGTGTGACATGCAAGATCTGCAAATATGCAACATAGTTATAACGAAGTCGAAATAAGGCAACAGAGAACGTTCATGGATTGGAAGATGAAGAAGTATATTGTTATTTGTATTCCTTTTTAATTTGAccgtaaaataataattttcggCAGCTAGAAAATCCAGTGTCCTTGCAAGATTACGTGAAAATTcgacaatatatttacattcactgtATGTTCTCCTATTTTGTTTAAGCAGACCGATAGTAGTTCACAGCGCAAGAGAAACTGACAGGATTGAAATTTACACGGTCGATTTCTAACCAGTTCATATAATTATGCAGTTTATCGATCGGTTGGTCGAAAGtttcagcaacctaagaaaaatcacggactacacgaaataattatgatgatgCTAGACGAAAATTCTCATATATGATCAAGACTTGGTAATTTCTTTTATCTCACGtactaatgtacatgtacatatatatcaacaataatttatttttacctactaTTTATCATTGATTCGATAATTTATTacaagaaagatgtaaatataaacaattaaatgctgTCTTTGATTAGAAATGCGAACTTTACGCGGGTTATACTAGTGTATGCAATTATGCTACCTTCATaccccgcatgaatcaccaaagaaagcattttattgcagtgacgtgtacatgtatatacatattgtaCTTACTAAATAACTAACTATTGTGCTAACTCcagttagtatatacgtccctgtttattgttataaaatataaaaatcatcgGCCAAATACacattgtgaaattcattgaaAACACGTATGACAAaagtattcattaaaaaaagaagacttTTCTTACATCCCCCCCTTCCAAAATAGCCTGCAATTTTCCCGCGCTAATTTACTTTTCCTTCGATGTGGATGATAAGTCCCGAGAACGACTTTCCGTCACTCAGGGCACCTGCTGTAAACAAATATGGCCGCCGATAGAAAGTGAATTTTGTCCGATAAGATCTAACTTCTAAAAAAGTTACCAGTAGCCATGAAATATGTAATTTATTCGTATTTATGAGTCGgaaagttaatattttttaaagatgtcaAGCGGAGATAAAGGTCAAGTCGGTACGGAGTCACCGCGTCCTCTGAGAAAACGACGAACTCGCATGGCGAACGACAAACGAATAGCGGATGATGAGTTTATGGCAGCCGCCATAGGAGATGTAGAATGGCTAAGACAGAGTCTAAGGgaacaaaaaggaaaaataaatttcgATAAAAACGTAAGTATATCCTTACAGGGAGGTTAAAAAGGTACGATTCCTTGGATGTTTACTACACGAATTTCCTCTGTCTTTTACATATGTAGTCGTGATTTAATTGGTTGGTTACCGCGATTCCTATCCTTTTTTATCCTATCCGGTTCTTTTCTAATTTAGGACAATTGTAACTTTTGCGAAAATGTATGGTTAATTAACACACGATGTCATATAGACTAGTTGACAACaaaaatgcaaaacaaatacAGTATATTAACTTGAGAGAATCGACATTAGATAATCAACCAAATTATATATCATGCTAAAACTATCAATTGATGATAATGTATATTTCAAAACTTAAGTGTTTTCATCGCTTTTGAAACCAATAATACATTGAAATGCATGTAAgtatcttaaaatttcaaaataatcttTATATTGGTATTAAATATTGATCTTCTTTTAATAATGTAGGCATTTAATGGTTCATTGAGAAGTGTTATCTTATCATCTCTAAGCTTTTATAAATGCTAACCTTTggttatttaaaaattctttgtgTGTACCCTTTGTTTATCACTATTGCGACAAAACATTTCATGcaacatttaaatgattattGTTTGCCACATGGAGGCCTGAACACTGAACAGCAAACAGTTAGCAACTAATAATCAAGTGTTTAATTATCTGCAAGTATCATTCATCATGATAGTAATCTAATATACTATGTtctgtatatatattatgaacTTCCACTCAGATGTGattcagaattttaaaaaaaagtctgtCAGCAAAGCATGAGTTTCGTTAAACCAAGGTATtgggagagaaagaaagagggAAAGGGGAGAGTGAGAGAAAAAAGCAGATATGGGATACAGACACAGAGTAATGAGGGAAAGAGAAAGCTTAAGAGCAATAAGTTAGACCAGTTGTCAATAGTATAAGAAGACTGTCATTGATTTGACAACTCTGTTTTTGTAAAAGCCaaacacattatttaaaaaataaaaaaaaattgtaaaatccaatacatactaaaatataacatgGTACAAATGAATTGCTGAACATGTTGTATATGGGCGCATTTGGAATGTTTTTACAGGGTTTGTCAGCGATTCACCTGGCAGCCATCCATGGCAGACTGGACTGCCTGAAGCTGCTGATAGAGAAGTATAAGGTGAATATTAATCTGTCCAGTACCACGGGGTGGAGAGCCATACACCTGTGTATCAGTAACCAGACGGGCAAGCGGGCCCTGCAGTGTCTGCAGTACCTCCTCAACAAGCACGCAGACCCATCCATGTAAGAATTAATCCTGTTCTATGAGGGCTAGCTGtttggaaattattgagacactCCTATTTAATTTCCTCTTCTTACTGACAGATTTTAGTTAAAATCAGTTCACACATTGATAAACCATAAGCTTTCTATTCATCTTTTTattgatgtatttatatatattctaaTTTCAATCAACTTTCAATGTAttgataaatttatataaaagtattatattcaatcaattttttctaatttcataTGATTATGGGGTTAATTTGTTAAAGCATGTATATCTTTGAACTTTAGACCTAACAATGACGGTATAACACCAGTCCATCAAGCGGCCTCAGAGGGACACGTGCAATGTCTCAAACTTTTGATCGAGATCGGGGCAAAAATAGACGGACAGGACATAAGAGGCCACACCCCTCTAGATTTGGCGAAACTGTGGGGACACAAGAAGTGTGCCAGGTAAGAAGAACCAGTAAAGATAAACTAAAATGCCATCTTAATGCAAGGCTGTTATGAATTAGATTTTGTTTGCCATTTTTAGATGCATGGTCACTTCTTTTTAAactagattattttttttatcacaatttTCTTTTCCCTCAAAAATACACCCCTACAGAGATGAGAGACTAGTTAATACTACTTGGTCAATACCTGTGATAATTAAGTTACATCAAATTCAGTAGCCCAATATTGTGCATGCATTTTATCTGTCATGTATGTTTACTCTTCTACTGTTTGAATTTTACCTCAAAATATAGCAGTacacataaacaaatatttattaatcTACCCATATGTATTTCCATGTCACATTGTAGAATACTGGCTGCAGAACTGTGGCACCAAGACAAGAACAACGTGGCCAAGGAGTTGGGACAGTTACGTAAGCTGAAGATGCAGCAGGTGCTGAAGGAGATGGAAGAACAGGACGAGTTCAAGGCGGCCCAGGAGTACTACGGCGAGAAGGCATATCAGGAGTGGATACAGGTAATTATACAGAGCACCTGTCACAGGTGAAATTTAACACCTTCCATCCTCACTCATAATATTGTGTGTAAGGTTTGTGTCAgaacttttaaaaagaatgttGGCATGCTgtcaaacaatatttttgaaaaattatattagtTATTTGGGAAAAACAGAGATCAGGATTATTGCCttcaacagttttttttattaaatcttaAACCATCTCTCCATTATATATTTCTAATGAATTCATTAAGCATGGATATCTATTACTCTACATACTATTTAGAAATATATACCAACAGATTAATGTATATTACGAATTTCACACTTGGCAGGACCTGTTCACAATTTTAATGGTATGGGTAATTTACAAGGTAACATTGGTATTATATTGGTTATGTATTAAGTTATATGTAACATAGGTATTATAGATATTGGTCATATGGTGCCCCTACCCTTTTATAGTCTAGATGCTTGCATTGGGAATGGTAAAACTACAAAATCCTTCTACAGCATCATTTAGAGCTTCATATGATAAACTTTCTTAAGAATAGCtctgatttttttcacaaattgcAAATGATGTTGAAACGAACAATCGgtagaattttatttgtttagtattgaacatatatacttttcttttagATGCAGATATAGATATGATTTTAACTTGTAAAACATTCATTCTTTTCTTCTAACAATCATAAGTAGGGGCAAGTTACCCGCCTGCCTTTGCTTTCTTTGTTTCAATTAACCtgaaaatcataaaatgtatatttgaaaataattctcTATTTTATGGTTTACAGAAAAAGGGTCTGAATGGGAAATCGCCAACTGAAGAAAATAAGGAAGATTTGTCAAAATCTGATCAGCCTAAGAAAGGAAAACCAGTTGATTCATTAATGAAGCCTAACAGCAAAGCCCCACCCCCCAGTGGTAAAAAAAGCATTCCAGATAGGAGCAATATTCACGTGGCTTTTCGAGATGACAGAACTCCCTCTCCACAAAGTGGAAGAAGGCCAGCTGATGGTTCGGAAGAACAAGGAAATGAGGATGGTGATAAAGAAAACCAGGTTACATCATCCAGGGAGAAATCATCTGCCCCTGTTTATGTTAACCCTGAACCCTGGAGGCTGGCACTTCATCCCCCAAAACCGGAGTATATAACCAATCTCACAGACGAATATCCAAGGGATGAGTTCACCATGATGCCAAGGACCAAATCTGCCCACAAGTATTTCGACGGAAAGTTTGCCAGTAGGGAAAACACTGACGGGGATTTGAGAAGTAAGAAGTTGAAAAAAGATATACGCCAGCCAAATTTACCAAAAGATGTCATCAAGCAAGGGCTGTCTAAGGATCCAACAGCGGAACAACGACCAGTCCTGTTTAAACCCATCCACATGTTTGATGTCACAATGAAGAAGAAATACGGGGATTCTGTGAAGGGAAAGAGCGAGGTCTCTTTGCATCTGTGTGACGACTTATCGTCGTTTGTATATCAGAACAGTCTACAGAGAGCCAGCACTATTGACGTTTTGTCCCCAAAGTCCGTCACCTCAAATTGGCTCAGTTCCAGATATCCCAGGGACAAAGTGATAAATAccatcaaaaatatgaaaaatcccaccATGTTCCCCAATATACGAGGAGAAGAGTATGACATTAATTACGGAGACATCGCCACCTTTAATTGAATTCCgacttaattttcatttccagctTGATGACCTGATGAACTTCTGATCTCTGCTGGCCTTGGTTATATCTGAATATGACTGTGTTGCTGCtgaataaatgttttcttttcttttccgTCCCTTCCatgtttaaatagaaaaaatttatagggtttattttttattcttgttactgcagtgtacatgtattatacacaTGTAGCCTTGTTTGTTGAAGAATATTCAGAAGTTACTGCTTATCatcatatgtatttttaaatgttatttgtttgttgtgGTGCCTTAAATCTTTGTACTGCTGATCTTAAGTGTATCATTGTCAAAGCCAACAGACACAGGCTTGAGCTGTGTCATGCATTATTGCTGGTGTGTACAAGTTaccacaaatatatttttttgatttatttatataaaatctgaagaaaaaattgaaatgattatacatgtacaatatttttttttataaaatatgtcttttttacaaaactattttatggagagtattttttctttttagtcataattttatttatacaagaaATCTGCATGTGATTTGAAGTACATGATCCTGCATTCATTTGTAGCAGTGTATACACAGACTTGTAAAATTAGGTACAAGTCTAAACAAGTAAATAAGCTTTATAAATACATGATGAATGTAcatctattttttaatttgtatgtatatatatatatgttaactgCTGAAATCTTTCTACATGTGTATGATGTTAATGTATAAATCAATGTCGTGAATATAAACGCTTCATTTTTCTCTTTCATAAGTGCAATTGTAATAAATCATAAACTGCtttatttgttcaaattctTTACATTTACATTACATTAAGGTTGGCAATGTTGATACAGTATTACGTAAGTAGTACACATTCCATCTCATCCACAGGTGTTTtgatatactacatgtagtattcaTTACATTGGTTCCCGAATATCTccaatcatttacatgtaattgttgcTTGTCCAAACTTTTGATGCACATGCTTATTGAACTCGCGCCAGAATTAAATAGggttaaatatatcattaaactTGTATACATTGCAAAGGCTTAGACAATGAGCTATAACAACATGAATGAGGATTACTTGGAACTTGTGAATGTTCCATTGAGTGTGCCATCATCTCTGTCTATTTTGTAAGTCGTGGAGGAGTCGTAATGTTTCAGACAACAGTTGCACATACTTCGAAATTCCCGCTGAAATTTTGTGTTAAAGAACCCGTATATAACCGGATTCTGGCTGGTATTCGCTGAAGCTAGGATGATGGTGACCGTGAATTGGGTCGAGGTTATTTGTTTGAGGTACACTGCCAAAAAACTAACGATAAAAAACGGTAACCACATTAAAACGAATATGCACACAATAGCTACGAACATTTTGGTGAGTCGCTCTTGTTTTTCGGCGCGTTTATCCGCGCGAACACTCTTGGTACGGGTGGACGATGATCtcatgactctgaaaattttgaCGTAGTTGTACGATATGATGATTAGCGGTAAAACGAAAAATAAACACACCATGCTACCTAGATAAACATTTACGTGAAAAGACTCGGGCCACGACAAACcacaaaatgtaaatgtaatgtTGCTGAACGCGAGAGAAGTCTCCGTCTGAGCGATGGCCACGGGTATTGGAAAAGCCAGAGAGAAGATCCAGATGACAAGGATAAGGAATACGGAAATATTTAGCGTGATTCTCTTGTCGGGGCGAGCACAGACATAGTTATGGCGCTCTATGCTGATCATCATCATAGTTAGTATGGAGCTGGTTCCACTCACGAACTGGACGTACGTCACAAGTTTACAGATTGCGTGACCAAACACCCAATGTTGAGTTATGCGAGTTATGAAAATGAATGGGATCCAAGCTGCGAACAGCAAATCGGCCACGGCGAGATTCACAATGAAGTAATTGGTTGGCCTTCTCATCTTCTTGTTTCTAAAGACCGCCATCACAACCTGCGGGAATAAGAACGTGTTCGATGTAGCTTTCTCGTGAGACCATATGATTTCGTAGTTAATAATATAATACAAATGTACGTGTACTAATAATATTACCATTGTGTTCCCTGCTATTGCCATGATGAGAATGATGATGAGGATTGTCACTTCTATTCCCGACTGACCTgaacaaaataataatagaaagtTGAAGGATTTGGCGGATCACATTGTTGCATGGTATACTAGTATTTGTTACTAGTATGTTTCCTTTGGTCCTGTCTAAAAGAATGTTGATCAAATTTGCGTCTTTTGCAACAGACATACCGTCAACAGATCTAAAATTTCCATTTCAAAGCATTTCGATATGAATCCCAACGTTATAAAATAGTTTTGATATACAAGTACTATAGTAATCTAAACGTCAGTGGTCAACATCCATTCTATTCGATAAAGGACAGTTTTGGGTGTTTGTGaagttaataaattgattgtaaccACGTGTAACTTGCGTAACACCGcactttttgtaaaatatagttATTCTTTATATTAATATCATAGCATTTTTGAAGTTCACATAGTCTTGTATGatagtataaaatatattttcaatgtgTTTTGCCAAAGCCCACCGGTTACCAAAACAGGGTAGTTTTTGttgtgtcttcttttttttaataaatttaattgttatctttgcttgaagggggggggggtgttcttGGTGTATATTGTAAGACACAAAGAATGCATGTTGTGATAACCGAAGCTCCATTATATATATCTGACAAAATCGTGGTGTGCAATCTTTTCTCCTTTGTAGATCTAGTCTGCGAGTTGCTGAAACAAATCCTATTAGACTTAGTATAT
This is a stretch of genomic DNA from Crassostrea angulata isolate pt1a10 chromosome 4, ASM2561291v2, whole genome shotgun sequence. It encodes these proteins:
- the LOC128181307 gene encoding ankyrin repeat domain-containing protein 53-like, giving the protein MSSGDKGQVGTESPRPLRKRRTRMANDKRIADDEFMAAAIGDVEWLRQSLREQKGKINFDKNGLSAIHLAAIHGRLDCLKLLIEKYKVNINLSSTTGWRAIHLCISNQTGKRALQCLQYLLNKHADPSIPNNDGITPVHQAASEGHVQCLKLLIEIGAKIDGQDIRGHTPLDLAKLWGHKKCARILAAELWHQDKNNVAKELGQLRKLKMQQVLKEMEEQDEFKAAQEYYGEKAYQEWIQKKGLNGKSPTEENKEDLSKSDQPKKGKPVDSLMKPNSKAPPPSGKKSIPDRSNIHVAFRDDRTPSPQSGRRPADGSEEQGNEDGDKENQVTSSREKSSAPVYVNPEPWRLALHPPKPEYITNLTDEYPRDEFTMMPRTKSAHKYFDGKFASRENTDGDLRSKKLKKDIRQPNLPKDVIKQGLSKDPTAEQRPVLFKPIHMFDVTMKKKYGDSVKGKSEVSLHLCDDLSSFVYQNSLQRASTIDVLSPKSVTSNWLSSRYPRDKVINTIKNMKNPTMFPNIRGEEYDINYGDIATFN
- the LOC128181308 gene encoding somatostatin receptor type 4-like isoform X1, producing MGYSIMDPNTNESVFTFFSEFNQTWPGQSGIEVTILIIILIMAIAGNTMVVMAVFRNKKMRRPTNYFIVNLAVADLLFAAWIPFIFITRITQHWVFGHAICKLVTYVQFVSGTSSILTMMMISIERHNYVCARPDKRITLNISVFLILVIWIFSLAFPIPVAIAQTETSLAFSNITFTFCGLSWPESFHVNVYLGSMVCLFFVLPLIIISYNYVKIFRVMRSSSTRTKSVRADKRAEKQERLTKMFVAIVCIFVLMWLPFFIVSFLAVYLKQITSTQFTVTIILASANTSQNPVIYGFFNTKFQREFRSMCNCCLKHYDSSTTYKIDRDDGTLNGTFTSSK
- the LOC128181308 gene encoding somatostatin receptor type 4-like isoform X2; amino-acid sequence: MAIAGNTMVVMAVFRNKKMRRPTNYFIVNLAVADLLFAAWIPFIFITRITQHWVFGHAICKLVTYVQFVSGTSSILTMMMISIERHNYVCARPDKRITLNISVFLILVIWIFSLAFPIPVAIAQTETSLAFSNITFTFCGLSWPESFHVNVYLGSMVCLFFVLPLIIISYNYVKIFRVMRSSSTRTKSVRADKRAEKQERLTKMFVAIVCIFVLMWLPFFIVSFLAVYLKQITSTQFTVTIILASANTSQNPVIYGFFNTKFQREFRSMCNCCLKHYDSSTTYKIDRDDGTLNGTFTSSK